The Montipora capricornis isolate CH-2021 chromosome 3, ASM3666992v2, whole genome shotgun sequence genome window below encodes:
- the LOC138041344 gene encoding homeobox protein notochord-like: MQAFTSTYVCPYFPCTSPYCIALRSTAVAPSSLQPVSRSPTSPSQSGISSFTISSILSRSEEQTTRTNSEETNSSKASSTEASLSVPKFTPYASHISIGRLHPYHRPLTTSAFARTTCNSLHKEGEPILSVVHHEENKAWNFKQGKPKRIRTIFTPEQLERLEKEFERQQYMVGAERHYLAASLNLTETQVKVWFQNRRIKWRKQKIDCTSSA; the protein is encoded by the exons ATGCAAGCATTCACTAGCACGTATGTTTGTCCGTATTTCCCTTGTACGTCCCCATACTGTATCGCTTTGAGAAGCACAGCTGTAGCGCCTTCAAGTTTACAACCAGTTAGCAGATCTCCTACCAGCCCAAGTCAGTCTGGAATATCATCGTTCACTATTTCATCGATTCTTTCCCGTTCTGAAGAGCAAACGACCAGGACGAATAGCGAGGAGACAAACTCATCCAAAGCCTCTTCCACCGAAGCCAGTCTAAGCGTCCCAAAGTTTACTCCTTACGCTTCTCATATCTCAATAGGAAGACTACATCCGTACCACCGGCCTTTAACTACCAGCGCCTTTGCAAGAACCACTTGCAATTCTTTACATAAAG AAGGAGAACCAATTCTTTCAGTCGTTCATCACGAGGAAAATAAAGCTTGGAATTTCAAGCAAGGAAAGCCGAAGAGAATTCGTACAATTTTCACGCCGGAGCAGTTAGAACGATTGGAGAAAGAATTTGAACGGCAACAATACATGGTCGGGGCAGAGAGGCACTACTTGGCGGCATCACTGAATCTTACTGAAACACAAGTCAAAGTATGGTTTCAAAACAGAAGAATAAAGTGGAGAAAACAGAAGATAGATTGTACCAGCTCCGCTTGA